A region of Paenibacillus thiaminolyticus DNA encodes the following proteins:
- a CDS encoding MFS transporter — protein MGQPVSVHQKVSFRTLLRLKNYRYLIFSQLVSNMGDGVYRLALIWLMKVLTESPLLMSILLAAETIPLIIFGLFAGVVVDRGNKKKIMVISHLLRGALILCIVLLLLLKMLHPAVLIIIAVLLTSVSAFFKPALTVAIRTLVPEEHMTQAQSFSQVIQTVVNLAAPALAAGLIFYGMEYAFILNFLTYLVGALLIFLINEKELAKTDVNEFTARMIMTDLKDGIHAITKHDFLRNCMIYFTILNFLTAPEAILLPLVVTDVSGLAMLEISFCIGILLGSIGINYLNRYYPIVYICFGIGLFSIGIGMFAFGIPLIWQVICVFINGIGSAFVNIKMSTMITLMVPKEVLGRASSLISVMVLCAMPVSTFLVGLISGMVSILTIFGIIGGAGLLVVAFMLMNPHLRKRSEESHHSTDQKSKGVSL, from the coding sequence ATGGGACAGCCGGTAAGCGTTCATCAAAAAGTATCTTTTCGGACGTTGCTTCGCTTGAAAAATTATCGTTATTTAATTTTCTCGCAACTTGTCTCGAATATGGGAGATGGAGTATATCGATTGGCGCTTATTTGGTTAATGAAGGTCTTAACGGAAAGTCCTTTGTTAATGTCCATTTTATTAGCAGCGGAGACAATTCCATTAATCATATTCGGATTGTTCGCGGGAGTTGTCGTTGATAGAGGAAATAAAAAGAAGATCATGGTCATCTCGCATCTGTTGAGAGGCGCACTCATTTTATGCATAGTCCTGTTGTTACTGCTAAAAATGTTACACCCCGCCGTACTTATCATCATTGCTGTTCTGCTTACTTCGGTTAGCGCCTTCTTCAAGCCTGCACTAACCGTGGCAATACGGACTTTAGTTCCCGAAGAGCATATGACTCAAGCACAAAGCTTTTCGCAAGTTATTCAGACCGTTGTCAACTTGGCAGCTCCGGCATTGGCAGCGGGATTAATATTTTATGGAATGGAATATGCTTTCATCTTAAATTTCTTAACTTATCTTGTAGGAGCACTGTTAATTTTTTTGATTAACGAGAAAGAGCTTGCAAAAACCGATGTAAATGAATTTACCGCAAGGATGATCATGACGGATTTGAAGGATGGTATCCATGCGATAACGAAGCATGATTTTTTGAGAAATTGTATGATATATTTTACCATCCTGAATTTTTTGACGGCTCCTGAAGCGATTTTGCTTCCATTAGTCGTTACTGATGTCTCCGGATTAGCCATGCTCGAGATCAGTTTTTGTATAGGTATTTTGCTTGGTTCAATCGGTATTAATTATCTGAATCGATATTATCCCATTGTTTATATTTGTTTTGGAATCGGTCTATTCAGTATTGGAATAGGTATGTTTGCCTTTGGTATTCCGCTTATTTGGCAAGTAATCTGTGTTTTTATCAATGGAATCGGCTCAGCATTTGTAAATATTAAAATGAGCACCATGATCACCCTGATGGTACCAAAAGAAGTATTAGGCAGAGCATCAAGCTTGATTAGCGTCATGGTGCTGTGCGCCATGCCGGTCTCCACCTTCTTAGTAGGCTTGATTAGCGGTATGGTTTCTATTTTAACGATATTCGGAATCATTGGCGGGGCCGGTCTTCTCGTTGTTGCTTTCATGCTAATGAATCCTCACTTAAGAAAAAGGAGCGAAGAGTCTCACCATTCGACGGATCAGAAATCAAAAGGTGTCTCTCTTTAG
- a CDS encoding argininosuccinate lyase — translation MSGKLTGRIASTPARLLHDEVLEPQFQYEVEYLLPAYIQIELAMLLEYVRMGLITRQDALEIAKALQAAERGTVAPDPGRNMSDISFALERHVESLLSRPVPRWHIDRSRNDVQACAQVMFGRSQWLETADELGQLIRSIHRLAVRYRSVPMPGYTHYQSAQIITPGFYLSSINGEFVQTMTRWMHIYDEMNQCPLGAGAMAGLELPWNRQRLSKLLGFRQPRMSALAAVASREWVLRIAGELSTFSVLVSRFTTDLIQWGSSEMNFLHLPDDLSGISSAMPQKRNFPILERIRGKSAHLSAFYMDMVLGQRNTAFTNLVETSKEAGTHLLALFQQTRTLLRLLKTVTDHLQFNEERMLSICKRDFFGGFTLANQLTLEQGIPYRTAQVIAGRYIAAALEHGVSPNPGDARLLQEACAEAGFYVPDTARLLASSFDVLASLYGKKSTGSTHPEEVQQMLAAQMEQAERLELERQEREAQLLAVEARRERLLKGLLFNKKGKGVGLGAV, via the coding sequence ATGAGCGGAAAATTAACGGGACGGATTGCTTCAACACCAGCCCGCCTCCTGCATGACGAAGTGTTGGAGCCGCAATTCCAGTACGAGGTTGAATATTTACTGCCTGCGTACATTCAGATTGAATTAGCCATGCTTTTGGAATATGTCAGAATGGGCTTGATCACGCGACAGGACGCTTTAGAGATTGCAAAAGCGCTTCAGGCCGCTGAACGCGGCACAGTTGCACCGGACCCCGGGCGCAATATGTCCGATATCTCCTTTGCCCTTGAACGCCATGTTGAAAGTTTGCTGTCCCGGCCGGTACCTCGCTGGCACATCGATCGCAGCCGCAATGATGTGCAAGCCTGTGCCCAAGTCATGTTCGGCCGTTCGCAATGGTTGGAGACGGCGGACGAATTGGGGCAGCTTATTCGATCGATACATAGGTTGGCCGTCCGCTATCGATCGGTCCCCATGCCGGGATATACCCACTACCAATCTGCACAAATCATTACTCCCGGGTTCTATCTTTCCTCCATTAACGGTGAATTCGTGCAAACGATGACTCGCTGGATGCACATCTATGACGAAATGAATCAATGCCCGCTAGGAGCCGGGGCCATGGCCGGATTGGAACTGCCGTGGAACCGTCAACGGTTGTCCAAGCTGCTCGGGTTTCGACAGCCGCGGATGAGCGCGTTGGCGGCTGTCGCGTCTCGGGAATGGGTATTAAGGATCGCTGGCGAGCTGTCCACTTTCTCCGTACTGGTCTCCCGATTTACGACGGATTTGATTCAATGGGGCAGCAGTGAAATGAATTTCCTTCACTTGCCGGATGACTTATCGGGTATTTCTTCCGCCATGCCGCAGAAGAGGAATTTCCCGATTCTGGAACGGATTCGAGGGAAGAGCGCCCATCTGTCCGCATTTTATATGGACATGGTTCTTGGACAGCGAAATACGGCCTTCACGAATTTAGTGGAAACATCGAAAGAGGCCGGCACCCATCTGCTGGCGTTGTTCCAACAGACGAGAACCTTGCTGCGCTTGCTGAAAACGGTTACCGACCATTTGCAATTCAACGAGGAGCGCATGCTCAGCATATGCAAACGGGACTTTTTCGGAGGATTCACGCTGGCGAATCAGCTGACCTTGGAGCAGGGAATTCCGTACCGCACAGCGCAGGTGATCGCAGGCCGATACATCGCTGCTGCCCTTGAACACGGGGTGTCCCCGAATCCGGGCGATGCGCGCCTGCTGCAGGAAGCCTGTGCGGAAGCAGGCTTTTATGTGCCGGATACCGCCCGTCTCCTTGCCTCTTCCTTCGATGTGCTGGCGAGTCTGTACGGCAAGAAGTCTACGGGCTCGACTCATCCCGAGGAGGTACAGCAGATGCTCGCGGCCCAGATGGAGCAGGCGGAGAGGCTGGAGCTTGAGCGGCAAGAGCGAGAGGCTCAATTGTTGGCGGTAGAAGCCAGGCGAGAGAGACTATTGAAGGGATTGCTCTTTAACAAGAAAGGGAAGGGTGTGGGACTAGGTGCGGTATGA
- a CDS encoding PLP-dependent cysteine synthase family protein encodes MRYEQWADAIGETPLVKLRVDERSIGSVYAKLELMNPFGMKDRVAKQTILAAIRSGELKKGMPIIESSSGTLACGLALVGRQLGHDVHIVTDPRIDPITYAKLTSLGCHVHVVSQMGKQGWQSARLERLHELMKEYPGAFWPRQYDNRENPRAYEALASELLRDLERIDVLIGSVGSGGSLSGTARELKRHNPDLRVVAVDAAGSVIFGQPDRPARLQGGLGNSLIAKNVDFAIIDEVHWLNDEEAFAATLQLARNEHIFAGNSSGSVYAVACWLASQVAQGCNIVAIFPDRGDRYTDSIYSHSYRESKGLTRLHLPDTPQCVEPDTVVSAWSYSKLVGMQPYEQTIAIR; translated from the coding sequence GTGCGGTATGAACAATGGGCGGATGCAATCGGAGAGACCCCGTTGGTTAAGCTGCGGGTGGACGAACGGTCGATTGGCTCCGTCTACGCGAAGCTCGAGTTGATGAATCCGTTCGGCATGAAGGATCGTGTGGCCAAGCAAACGATTCTGGCAGCGATACGGTCGGGAGAACTGAAGAAGGGCATGCCGATAATCGAGAGCTCGTCAGGCACGCTGGCTTGCGGATTGGCGCTTGTTGGGCGCCAGTTGGGCCATGACGTCCACATCGTGACCGATCCCCGTATTGACCCGATTACGTATGCGAAGCTGACATCGCTTGGCTGCCATGTTCATGTGGTCTCGCAGATGGGCAAGCAAGGCTGGCAAAGCGCGAGACTGGAACGTCTGCATGAATTAATGAAGGAATACCCTGGCGCGTTCTGGCCCCGACAATACGATAATCGGGAGAACCCTCGGGCCTATGAAGCGTTGGCTTCCGAGCTGTTACGGGACCTTGAGCGCATTGATGTGCTTATTGGCTCCGTCGGAAGTGGAGGTTCCTTGTCCGGCACCGCCAGAGAGCTGAAGCGGCATAACCCGGATCTTCGCGTCGTGGCGGTCGATGCAGCGGGGAGCGTAATATTCGGGCAGCCTGATCGGCCGGCGCGCCTGCAAGGCGGCTTAGGCAACAGCCTTATAGCGAAGAACGTAGATTTCGCCATCATCGATGAGGTGCATTGGCTGAACGATGAAGAGGCTTTTGCGGCGACGCTGCAGTTGGCTCGGAACGAGCATATTTTCGCCGGCAACAGCTCCGGTTCGGTATATGCGGTAGCTTGCTGGCTGGCAAGCCAGGTGGCGCAAGGCTGCAATATCGTGGCGATATTCCCCGATCGCGGGGACCGCTATACCGATTCGATTTATAGTCACTCCTACCGGGAGAGCAAAGGCCTAACGCGGCTTCACCTGCCTGACACGCCACAGTGTGTTGAACCGGATACCGTCGTGTCTGCCTGGTCCTATTCCAAATTAGTGGGGATGCAGCCTTATGAACAAACAATTGCTATTCGTTGA